A part of Pongo pygmaeus isolate AG05252 chromosome 14, NHGRI_mPonPyg2-v2.0_pri, whole genome shotgun sequence genomic DNA contains:
- the LOC129011326 gene encoding proline-rich protein 20E-like encodes MEEPRPSKRLRTMAPNQASGGPPREPGCSVVDPEDSVEADEPAHPAQPAKPIAYVTPFRWQPPAPTESARPAERGRRRGGSRPAGRGRGRGGGPRRDAGPRRGAQRLMGSDVHVQLDHHGEPGHQGEPEIRETAAFSLSETGHLPGTTQEGPGPDVAPPELGLQEPPPASEPQAVAGQPTLTLYHCVGFRALGDPAVLQVIETPHGTYVQGVPVFFTDIAC; translated from the exons ATGGAGGAACCAAGGCCTTCCAAGCGGCTTCGCACCATGGCCCCTAATCAAG cCTCCGGTGGGCCTCCTAGAGAGCCAGGCTGCTCTGTTGTGGACCCTGAAGACTCCGTGGAAGCAGATGAGCCCGCACACCCAGCCCAACCCGCAAAACCCATTGCTTACGTGACACCCTTCAGATGGCAGCCCCCAGCTCCCACAGAGTCAGCTCGTCCGGCAGAGAGAGGCCGGCGCCGGGGAGGAAGCCGGCCGGCAGGGCGAGGCCGTGGCAGAGGCGGTGGGCCCCGCAGGGACGCTGGCCCGAGACGGGGGGCACAACGCTTGATGGGATCGGACGTGCACGTCCAACTGGACCACCATGGAGAGCCAGGCCACCAGGGGGAACCGGAAATCAGGGAGACCGCAgccttctctctttctgaaacAGGTCATCTGCCTGGAACTACGCAGGAAGGCCCTGGCCCCGACGTGGCGCCACCTgagctggggcttcaggagccGCCCCCCGCTTCTGAGCCTCAGGCTGTCGCCGGGCAGCCCACGTTGACCCTCTATCACTGCGTCGGGTTTAGGGCTCTGGGCGACCCAGCTGTTTTACAAGTCATTGAAACCCCCCACGGCACCTATGTGCAGGGGGTCCCAGTGTTCTTCACCGACATTGCATGCTGA
- the LOC129011327 gene encoding proline-rich protein 20E-like: MEEPRRSKRLRTMAPNQASGGPPREPGCSAVDPEDSVEADGPAQPAQPAKPIAYVTPFRWQPPAPTESARPAERGRRRGGSRPGGRGRGRGGGPRRDAGPRRGAQRLMGSDVHIQLDHHGEPGHQGEPEIRETADFSLSETGHLPGTAQEGPGPDVAPPELGLQEPPPASGPQAVAGQPTLTLYPCVGFRALGDPAVLQVIQTPHGTYVKGVPVFFADIAC, encoded by the exons ATGGAGGAACCAAGGCGTTCCAAGCGGCTTCGCACCATGGCCCCTAATCAAG CCTCCGGTGGGCCTCCTAGAGAGCCAGGCTGCTCTGCTGTGGACCCTGAAGACTCCGTGGAAGCAGATGGGCCCGCACAGCCAGCCCAACCTGCAAAACCCATTGCTTACGTGACACCCTTCAGATGGCAGCCCCCAGCTCCCACAGAGTCAGCTCGTCCGGCAGAGAGAGGCCGGCGCCGGGGAGGAAGCCGGCCGGGAGGGCGAGGCCGTGGCAGAGGCGGTGGGCCCCGCAGGGACGCTGGCCCGAGACGGGGGGCACAACGCTTGATGGGATCGGACGTGCACATCCAACTGGACCACCATGGAGAGCCAGGCCACCAGGGGGAACCGGAAATCAGGGAGACCGCAGACTTCTCTCTTTCTGAAACAGGTCATCTGCCTGGAACTGCGCAGGAAGGCCCTGGCCCCGACGTGGCGCCACCTgagctggggcttcaggagccGCCCCCCGCTTCTGGGCCTCAGGCTGTCGCCGGGCAGCCCACGTTGACCCTCTATCCCTGCGTCGGATTTAGGGCTCTGGGTGACCCAGCTGTTTTACAAGTCATTCAAACCCCCCACGGCACCTATGTGAAGGGGGTCCCAGTGTTCTTCGCCGACATTGCATGCTGA